One stretch of Pandoraea oxalativorans DNA includes these proteins:
- a CDS encoding ParA family protein, protein MAKIFCVANQKGGVGKTTTTVNLAAGLASHGQRVLLVDLDPQGNATMGSGIDKAALETSIYEVLVDGIDVSTSCQRSESGNYDVVPANRELAGADVELVSLENRDTRLKQALAKVDDAYDFVLIDCPPTLSLLTLNGLCAAHGVIIPMQCEYFALEGLSDLVNTIKQVHANLNRDLKVIGLLRVMFDPRITLQQQVSEQLKEHFGDKVFNAIIPRNVRLAEAPSYGMPGVVFDPASRGAKAYLQFGAEMIARIQTM, encoded by the coding sequence ATGGCGAAAATTTTCTGCGTGGCCAATCAGAAGGGCGGCGTCGGCAAGACGACCACCACGGTGAACCTCGCTGCCGGACTGGCGTCGCACGGGCAGCGTGTCTTGTTGGTCGATCTTGACCCTCAGGGCAACGCGACGATGGGCAGCGGAATCGACAAGGCCGCGCTTGAGACGAGTATCTATGAAGTACTGGTCGACGGCATCGACGTGAGCACGAGCTGCCAGCGTTCTGAGTCCGGCAACTACGATGTGGTGCCGGCGAACCGCGAACTGGCTGGCGCCGACGTGGAGCTGGTCTCGCTCGAGAATCGCGATACGCGCCTGAAGCAGGCGCTTGCAAAGGTCGACGACGCATACGACTTCGTCCTCATCGACTGCCCGCCGACGCTCTCTCTGCTTACGTTGAACGGCCTGTGCGCCGCGCACGGCGTGATTATTCCGATGCAGTGCGAATATTTCGCGCTCGAAGGGCTGTCCGATCTCGTCAACACGATCAAGCAGGTGCACGCGAATCTGAACCGCGACCTGAAGGTGATCGGCCTTTTGCGCGTCATGTTCGATCCGCGCATCACGCTTCAGCAACAAGTCTCGGAGCAGCTCAAGGAGCACTTCGGCGACAAGGTTTTCAACGCGATCATCCCGCGCAATGTGCGACTCGCCGAAGCGCCGAGTTACGGCATGCCGGGCGTCGTCTTCGATCCCGCTTCGCGTGGCGCGAAGGCGTATCTGCAATTCGGCGCGGAAATGATCGCGCGCATTCAAACTATGTAA
- a CDS encoding lipocalin family protein — MTRVTRWAGAVMVGLSVVAAVAWAQSGQESLTTRVRPVQKLDKARYVGTWYEIARYPNFFERKCVSDVTAEYVARPDGKIEVTNKCRKEDGTWASATGLARTDGQGTGTARFKVTFAPDWLRWIPWLWANYWVIVLDGDYQYAAVGEPSREYLWILSRSPKIDDDTLNQMRAQLRKQGYDTDKLVLTPQKASAP; from the coding sequence ATGACCCGCGTGACACGTTGGGCCGGTGCAGTCATGGTCGGATTGTCGGTGGTGGCTGCCGTGGCCTGGGCGCAATCCGGGCAGGAATCGCTCACCACACGCGTGCGTCCCGTGCAAAAGCTCGATAAGGCGCGTTATGTCGGCACCTGGTACGAAATAGCACGCTATCCGAATTTCTTCGAGCGAAAATGTGTGTCGGACGTGACCGCAGAATACGTGGCGCGTCCCGACGGCAAGATCGAGGTCACCAACAAGTGTCGTAAGGAAGATGGCACGTGGGCGAGCGCTACCGGTCTGGCACGCACCGACGGGCAGGGCACCGGCACCGCGCGGTTCAAAGTGACGTTCGCGCCGGACTGGTTGCGCTGGATTCCCTGGCTTTGGGCCAACTACTGGGTTATCGTGCTCGACGGTGACTATCAGTATGCCGCTGTCGGAGAGCCGAGCCGTGAGTATCTCTGGATCCTCTCGCGCTCGCCGAAAATCGACGACGACACGCTGAATCAGATGCGTGCCCAGTTGCGAAAGCAGGGCTACGACACCGACAAACTGGTGTTGACGCCGCAAAAGGCCAGCGCTCCCTGA
- the rsmG gene encoding 16S rRNA (guanine(527)-N(7))-methyltransferase RsmG, which translates to MTASRNAAQGGNELAALLADGIGQLGLTIGAEQQARLLDYQMLLAKWNASLQMTSIRDPRQMVVKHLLDSLSILPRLDREPISRVLDVGSGGGLPGVVLAIVRPNWQVTVNDIVHKKTAFLTQARATFKLANLTVVTGRVESLVVGKEVPAPFDAIVSRAFAELNDFVMLGRNLLAPGGSFWAMKGVAAESELALPDRYELVERLALNVPFLDAERHLLRVKVTA; encoded by the coding sequence ATGACTGCTTCGCGTAATGCCGCACAAGGCGGCAACGAACTCGCTGCATTGCTGGCCGACGGCATCGGACAACTCGGTCTGACGATCGGTGCCGAGCAACAGGCACGCCTGCTCGACTATCAGATGCTGCTGGCGAAGTGGAACGCTTCGCTGCAAATGACCTCGATCCGCGACCCGCGACAGATGGTCGTCAAGCATCTGCTCGATTCGCTCTCGATTCTGCCGCGACTGGATCGCGAGCCGATTTCACGTGTGCTGGACGTCGGTTCGGGTGGTGGCTTGCCCGGTGTGGTGCTGGCGATTGTGCGTCCGAACTGGCAGGTGACCGTGAACGACATTGTCCACAAGAAGACCGCCTTTCTGACACAAGCCCGTGCCACCTTCAAGCTGGCCAATCTGACGGTCGTGACCGGGCGGGTGGAGTCGCTCGTCGTCGGCAAAGAAGTGCCTGCACCTTTCGACGCCATCGTCTCGCGCGCCTTCGCCGAATTGAACGACTTCGTTATGCTCGGCCGTAACTTGCTGGCCCCTGGTGGCAGCTTCTGGGCGATGAAGGGCGTGGCGGCCGAAAGCGAACTCGCGTTGCCCGACCGCTACGAACTGGTCGAACGGCTGGCGCTGAACGTACCGTTTCTCGACGCCGAGCGTCATCTGCTCCGCGTGAAGGTGACGGCATGA